Proteins encoded within one genomic window of Legionella sp. PC997:
- a CDS encoding DUF3309 family protein: MLGTIILVLLILFLVGGLPHWGYSRGWGYGPSGIIGLILVIYLVLVLIGRVPIGF, translated from the coding sequence ATGCTAGGAACAATCATATTAGTTTTATTAATCCTTTTTCTCGTTGGTGGTTTACCTCATTGGGGTTATAGTAGAGGATGGGGTTATGGACCAAGCGGTATTATCGGACTTATATTGGTAATCTATCTAGTACTTGTTTTAATTGGCAGAGTACCTATAGGGTTTTAG